The following proteins are encoded in a genomic region of Bacteroidota bacterium:
- a CDS encoding NgoFVII family restriction endonuclease: protein MSTKFFTNENENTLLSKIEGIFKHRNIHFFDALVGYFRASGYFRIRPFVEKAGEIRILVGINIDNLIYEANKRGLLFIEDPAKSRDDFFEEVKKNIQEAEYDKEVEEGMLQLIQDLVTEKIKIKVHPKQNLHAKIYIFREEEKHNHGYGSVITGSSNLTDNGLERNFEFNVELRDNTDIDFATETFNKLWNESIEIGKEFVDKLKKETYLNDEFTPFEVYMKFLIEYFGRSIDFDPNSIQDLPHGFKKLSYQVDAVADGFNKMMKHHGFFLSDVVGLGKTIVATLIAKKFFYTNGFPSYLSKTLIICPPAIKENWEDTLSKFGLHNYKIVTSGSLHKINKHHDYDLIIVDEAHKFRSDSAEMYFHLQNICKSPTRKKLTNDTYEQKRVMLISATPLNNKPEDIANLVYLFQDAKNSSLEVGNLQHFFRGQIDAYKKLKTETDIQKVTAGVKGIYEKIRVKVIEPLTVRRTRTDLSENDEYAKDLKEQGVIFPAVNKPEKIFYQLDEYLDAVYDKTILYLSHPTKGLTYNRYQAIKYLKPHKKGKYQKADMISTQLAFIMKTMLVKRIDSSFYAFKQSLNRFSSATNAMVQMFENDRIYIAPNLGVNDYINEGREEELIALLTDLADTDPTIEICNADDFEPGFITGLKSDKVLLDELVSEWSNITQDPKLDIFKEYLAKKLFDKTINKEEKLVVFSESKETTTYLYEELKKANFDKILVVDSKNRKDKFPFVKANFDANIPLTEQKDDYNMVISTEVLAEGVNMHRANIIVNYDTPWNSTKLMQRIGRVNRIGSKASNIHIFNFFPTAKVNSDIELEKKAIMKLQAFHSAMGEDSQIYSQDEVTESFGLFDKTVNEEKDEKLRILLELRKFKRDNPDLFKQIKNMPTRARVGRKSPVLKGATITFIRNEKRDAFLLVKESGDIDELTFLQAEKEYYAKVTEAAIPLNEHHHIQVKNAIGLFANKLEEEKSKERKIDTTQGPNEKRALSFLDALTNIQIANPQEKELLLNAKAAIRVGKFQNLQRDINKLAKAVKASPLKPAILLEEVIKVLNKYPLQAMEDDGMQTIQPIFNLKEFKPEIIISESFNN from the coding sequence ATGTCAACAAAGTTTTTTACAAACGAAAACGAAAATACGCTACTAAGCAAAATTGAAGGAATATTCAAGCACCGTAATATTCATTTCTTCGATGCTTTGGTAGGGTATTTTAGAGCATCTGGCTACTTCCGTATTAGACCATTTGTAGAGAAAGCAGGAGAAATAAGAATATTGGTTGGTATCAACATTGATAACCTGATTTACGAAGCAAATAAAAGAGGCTTACTATTTATAGAAGACCCAGCAAAAAGTAGAGATGATTTTTTTGAAGAGGTTAAAAAGAACATCCAAGAAGCTGAATATGATAAAGAAGTTGAGGAAGGAATGTTGCAACTGATACAAGATTTAGTTACTGAAAAAATTAAAATAAAAGTTCATCCAAAACAAAACCTACACGCCAAAATATACATATTCAGAGAGGAGGAAAAGCACAACCACGGATATGGTTCTGTGATTACTGGTTCAAGCAATTTAACTGATAATGGTTTAGAAAGAAATTTTGAATTTAACGTAGAGTTAAGGGATAATACAGATATTGATTTTGCTACTGAAACATTCAATAAACTATGGAATGAAAGTATTGAAATAGGAAAAGAGTTTGTAGATAAATTAAAAAAGGAAACGTACCTCAATGATGAGTTTACTCCTTTTGAAGTTTATATGAAGTTTCTTATTGAATACTTTGGAAGGAGCATTGATTTTGACCCTAATTCTATTCAAGATTTACCACACGGTTTTAAAAAATTATCTTATCAAGTAGATGCAGTTGCCGATGGGTTCAATAAAATGATGAAACACCACGGCTTCTTTTTATCTGATGTTGTTGGGTTGGGTAAAACAATAGTAGCTACGCTTATTGCTAAGAAGTTTTTTTATACAAATGGGTTTCCATCATACCTATCAAAAACGCTTATTATTTGCCCACCTGCAATAAAGGAGAATTGGGAAGATACACTCTCAAAATTCGGCTTACACAATTATAAAATAGTTACATCAGGTAGTTTGCATAAAATAAACAAGCACCACGATTACGATTTAATAATTGTGGATGAAGCTCATAAATTTAGAAGTGATAGTGCAGAGATGTATTTCCATTTACAAAATATATGTAAGTCGCCAACCCGTAAGAAACTAACCAACGATACCTACGAGCAAAAAAGGGTAATGCTTATTTCTGCTACTCCGTTAAACAATAAGCCGGAAGATATTGCAAACCTTGTTTACTTATTTCAAGATGCCAAAAACTCTTCATTAGAGGTAGGCAACTTGCAACACTTTTTTCGAGGACAAATTGATGCCTATAAAAAGCTAAAAACAGAAACCGACATTCAGAAAGTTACTGCTGGTGTTAAAGGCATTTATGAAAAGATAAGAGTAAAAGTTATTGAACCCCTTACAGTTCGTAGAACAAGAACCGACCTTTCCGAAAATGATGAATACGCCAAAGACTTAAAAGAGCAAGGCGTTATTTTCCCTGCGGTAAATAAGCCCGAAAAAATATTTTACCAGTTAGATGAGTATTTAGATGCGGTTTACGATAAGACTATTTTGTATTTAAGTCATCCAACCAAAGGGCTTACCTACAATCGTTATCAAGCCATTAAATATTTAAAGCCTCATAAAAAAGGAAAGTATCAAAAGGCAGATATGATTTCTACCCAGTTGGCTTTCATTATGAAAACAATGTTGGTAAAACGTATCGACAGTAGTTTTTATGCCTTTAAACAATCTTTAAATCGGTTTTCATCTGCTACCAATGCAATGGTACAGATGTTTGAAAATGACAGAATTTACATTGCTCCTAATTTAGGTGTTAATGATTACATCAATGAAGGTAGAGAGGAAGAGTTAATTGCATTGCTTACCGATTTAGCAGATACTGATCCAACTATTGAAATATGTAATGCAGATGATTTTGAACCTGGCTTTATTACAGGTTTAAAAAGTGACAAGGTTTTATTAGATGAATTAGTGAGTGAATGGTCAAACATTACCCAAGACCCTAAACTGGATATTTTCAAAGAGTATTTAGCTAAAAAGCTATTCGATAAAACGATTAACAAAGAGGAAAAATTAGTAGTTTTTTCAGAATCAAAGGAAACAACAACATACCTATATGAGGAATTAAAGAAAGCCAACTTCGATAAAATATTAGTAGTAGATAGTAAAAACCGTAAAGACAAATTCCCTTTTGTAAAAGCCAACTTCGATGCCAACATTCCTTTAACCGAGCAAAAGGATGATTACAATATGGTTATCAGTACAGAAGTATTGGCAGAGGGTGTAAATATGCACCGAGCCAACATCATTGTAAACTATGATACTCCTTGGAATAGTACCAAACTAATGCAAAGAATTGGTAGGGTAAATCGTATAGGTTCAAAGGCAAGCAATATTCACATCTTTAATTTTTTCCCTACAGCCAAAGTAAATAGTGATATAGAACTGGAGAAAAAAGCCATAATGAAATTACAGGCGTTTCACAGTGCTATGGGTGAGGATAGCCAAATATATAGCCAAGATGAGGTTACAGAAAGTTTTGGTTTGTTTGATAAAACAGTAAACGAAGAGAAAGACGAAAAACTAAGAATCCTTTTAGAGCTTCGTAAATTCAAAAGAGATAATCCCGACCTGTTCAAGCAAATAAAAAATATGCCAACCAGAGCAAGGGTAGGCAGAAAAAGCCCAGTATTAAAAGGTGCTACCATCACTTTTATTCGCAACGAAAAAAGAGATGCTTTTTTATTGGTTAAAGAAAGTGGAGATATTGACGAACTTACTTTTCTGCAAGCAGAAAAAGAGTATTACGCAAAGGTTACAGAAGCCGCAATACCGCTTAATGAACATCACCATATACAGGTAAAAAACGCTATCGGGTTATTTGCAAATAAGTTGGAGGAAGAGAAAAGCAAAGAACGTAAAATTGATACTACACAAGGTCCTAATGAAAAAAGAGCCTTATCATTTTTAGATGCTTTAACCAATATTCAAATTGCGAACCCACAAGAAAAAGAATTATTGCTAAATGCAAAAGCTGCAATTAGAGTAGGCAAATTTCAAAACCTGCAAAGAGATATTAATAAGTTGGCTAAGGCTGTAAAGGCTTCGCCATTAAAACCTGCCATACTTTTAGAAGAAGTAATTAAGGTTTTAAATAAATATCCATTGCAAGCAATGGAAGACGATGGAATGCAAACCATACAACCCATTTTCAATTTAAAAGAATTTAAACCGGAAATCATTATTAGCGAAAGTTTCAATAATTAA
- the dinD gene encoding DNA damage-inducible protein D — protein sequence MAKEISKNSLSVFEQIKNIDENGNEFWLARQLAKALDYTDFRNFTGVIEKAAEACKNSGYDIAEHIVEANEVLVAGQGAKHTYPSFKLSRYACYLIVQNADPSKEVVAQGQTYFAVQTRIQEIQQMDAYNQLSTEEEKRIFLRTEMSKHNTYLAAAAKNAGVQDGLDYAIFQNHGYMGLYGGLDAKGIHKKKNLKKSQHILDHMGSTELAANLFRATQTEDKLRNENIQGKQKANQTHLEVGRKVRQTIKEIGGTMPENLPVADSIKSVQKKLDKKEPKKISPKKK from the coding sequence ATGGCAAAAGAAATAAGTAAAAACAGCCTTTCTGTTTTTGAACAAATAAAAAATATAGATGAAAATGGCAACGAGTTTTGGTTAGCAAGGCAGTTGGCTAAAGCATTGGATTATACCGATTTTAGGAACTTTACAGGCGTAATAGAAAAAGCAGCGGAAGCCTGTAAAAACAGTGGTTACGATATTGCCGAACACATCGTTGAAGCCAACGAGGTGTTAGTGGCTGGGCAAGGGGCAAAACACACCTATCCAAGTTTTAAACTAAGCCGATATGCCTGTTATCTCATTGTCCAAAATGCCGACCCAAGCAAAGAAGTAGTTGCCCAGGGGCAAACCTATTTTGCTGTACAAACCCGAATACAGGAAATACAGCAAATGGATGCTTACAACCAGTTAAGCACCGAAGAAGAGAAACGTATTTTTTTGCGTACCGAAATGAGCAAGCACAATACCTACTTAGCTGCTGCTGCAAAAAATGCAGGTGTGCAAGATGGTTTGGATTATGCCATATTTCAAAACCACGGCTATATGGGTTTGTATGGTGGGCTTGATGCCAAAGGCATACACAAAAAGAAAAACCTAAAAAAGAGCCAACACATATTAGACCATATGGGCAGTACCGAATTAGCTGCCAACCTCTTTAGAGCCACACAAACCGAAGATAAATTACGCAACGAAAACATACAGGGCAAACAAAAAGCCAACCAAACCCACCTTGAAGTAGGGCGTAAAGTACGCCAAACCATCAAGGAAATTGGCGGTACAATGCCTGAAAATTTGCCAGTAGCAGACAGTATAAAGTCAGTGCAAAAAAAGCTGGACAAAAAAGAACCCAAGAAAATTTCGCCTAAAAAGAAATAA
- a CDS encoding DUF3987 domain-containing protein, with translation MASSTIFKNFTIPVEKKSLLLIGKDIISDKYKTEVEEIRNLIAQGKKEEADNKKKQLLAFTPSAVFSEKRQMPFLEMYSGFVHLDFDKLTQEQLQTAFAIISKISYTSLCFISPSGNGLKVFVEVSTELEHHDIAYFQVQKYYEDATGLKADPSCKDVTRLCFMSHDPNAYRTIQNEKFIVALPQFIQEQQSQTPTAIAPVVPIEQAEPEDLNITFLFNQQIQFTNQKASYTDGNRNNYIYLLASNCNRVGLSQSDTEILCTQHFDLSEREIKTAVNSAYSHHTQEHKKFEPKQKATDQEETKPEEQMPTLPDAVFDTIPEFLKHITGVATTKEERDILLLGSLVTLSVAFPKLIGKYGDNPVNTNLFIFISAKASAGKGILIHCRKLVEPIHLALRNQAKIMKQQFEVDMQEYNANKGKDANTEKPQKPPQKMLFIPANNSATGFLEILGDSDKRGLIFETEGDTLAKAFKSDYGDFSDGFRNAFQHEPISYYRRTDKEYVEIDRPCLSALLSGTPKQITTLIPNAENGLFSRFMFYVMNMKLIWKDVFASKTENGLDVHFEKLGNEFFSLYQTLQANPDVHFSLTPSQQLQFNQFFEKMQTLYVNIQEEEIISSVRRLGLIAFRIMMIFSALRIMEDGSIEQNLYCNDTDFQNTLDMITILVKHSSYVYSQIAQETYKPKPKHKKEQFLENLPYHFNRQTYVATALSLGITDKSAQRYIKEFKDADIIQYDGHDQYTNPNAKNPQ, from the coding sequence ATGGCATCAAGTACCATATTTAAAAACTTTACTATCCCGGTAGAAAAAAAATCTCTACTGCTGATAGGTAAAGACATTATTTCCGACAAGTACAAAACGGAAGTAGAAGAAATCCGCAATCTTATTGCACAAGGCAAAAAGGAAGAAGCCGACAACAAAAAGAAACAGTTATTGGCTTTTACGCCTTCGGCTGTATTCAGCGAAAAAAGGCAAATGCCTTTTCTTGAAATGTACAGTGGCTTTGTGCATTTAGATTTTGACAAACTCACACAGGAACAGTTGCAAACTGCGTTTGCAATCATTAGCAAAATCTCCTACACATCACTTTGCTTCATTAGTCCAAGTGGCAATGGCTTAAAAGTATTTGTTGAGGTAAGCACAGAACTGGAACACCACGACATTGCTTATTTTCAAGTGCAGAAGTATTATGAAGATGCCACAGGATTAAAGGCAGACCCAAGCTGCAAAGATGTTACAAGGCTTTGTTTTATGAGCCACGACCCCAACGCATACCGAACCATCCAAAACGAGAAATTCATTGTGGCTTTGCCCCAATTCATTCAAGAACAACAATCGCAAACGCCTACGGCTATTGCTCCAGTTGTTCCAATAGAACAGGCAGAACCCGAAGACCTCAACATCACATTTTTATTCAATCAACAAATTCAATTCACAAACCAAAAAGCATCATACACCGATGGAAACAGAAATAATTATATTTATCTGCTTGCTTCTAATTGCAACAGAGTTGGTTTATCGCAATCCGATACTGAAATACTATGTACACAGCATTTTGATTTATCTGAAAGAGAAATTAAGACTGCCGTAAATAGTGCCTATTCACACCACACCCAAGAACACAAAAAGTTTGAACCCAAGCAAAAGGCAACGGATCAAGAGGAAACAAAGCCCGAAGAACAAATGCCAACTTTGCCCGATGCAGTGTTTGACACAATACCAGAGTTTTTAAAACACATTACAGGAGTAGCCACCACCAAAGAAGAAAGGGATATTTTATTGTTAGGTTCATTGGTTACGTTAAGTGTGGCATTTCCTAAACTCATTGGAAAGTATGGCGACAATCCAGTAAATACAAATCTGTTCATTTTCATTTCTGCCAAAGCATCAGCAGGGAAAGGTATTTTAATTCATTGCCGAAAATTGGTTGAACCTATACACTTAGCACTAAGAAACCAAGCCAAGATAATGAAGCAACAGTTTGAGGTGGATATGCAAGAGTACAACGCAAACAAGGGTAAAGATGCCAACACCGAAAAGCCACAGAAACCACCGCAAAAAATGTTGTTCATTCCTGCCAATAACAGTGCAACAGGCTTTTTAGAAATATTGGGCGATAGCGACAAAAGAGGGCTTATTTTTGAAACAGAGGGTGATACCCTTGCCAAAGCATTTAAAAGCGATTACGGAGACTTTAGCGATGGTTTTCGCAATGCTTTTCAACACGAACCTATCTCATATTATCGCAGAACAGACAAGGAATATGTAGAAATTGACAGACCTTGTTTATCAGCTTTACTTTCAGGTACTCCCAAGCAAATAACAACCCTCATTCCAAATGCTGAAAATGGTTTGTTCAGCCGTTTTATGTTCTATGTAATGAATATGAAATTGATTTGGAAAGATGTATTTGCCTCTAAAACCGAGAACGGTTTAGATGTGCATTTTGAAAAGCTGGGCAATGAGTTTTTCAGTTTGTACCAAACTTTACAAGCCAACCCCGATGTACACTTTTCTTTGACCCCATCACAGCAATTGCAGTTCAATCAATTCTTTGAGAAAATGCAAACCCTGTATGTCAATATCCAAGAAGAAGAGATTATCAGTTCAGTAAGGCGTTTGGGCTTAATTGCCTTCCGTATAATGATGATTTTTTCAGCACTCCGAATTATGGAAGATGGAAGCATAGAACAAAACCTTTATTGCAACGATACCGACTTTCAAAACACGTTGGATATGATTACCATTCTGGTAAAGCATAGCAGTTATGTGTATTCTCAAATAGCCCAGGAAACCTACAAGCCCAAACCAAAGCACAAGAAAGAGCAGTTTTTAGAAAACCTGCCTTACCACTTCAATCGCCAAACCTATGTAGCCACAGCCCTAAGTTTGGGCATTACCGACAAGTCAGCACAACGCTACATCAAGGAGTTTAAAGATGCTGATATTATCCAGTACGATGGCCACGACCAGTACACCAACCCCAACGCCAAAAATCCTCAATAG
- a CDS encoding helix-turn-helix transcriptional regulator, with protein sequence MATQFGERIRELRTKQNLLLRQLASQLDVDTSIISKVERGDRQLKKEQIPLLAQILKADVEELQTLWLADQLYNMVQGEPMADEALKSVTKQIKKSK encoded by the coding sequence ATGGCAACACAGTTTGGTGAACGAATTAGAGAACTAAGAACGAAGCAAAATTTGTTGCTGCGGCAGCTTGCTTCTCAATTGGATGTGGACACTTCTATTATTAGCAAAGTAGAACGAGGCGACAGGCAATTAAAGAAAGAGCAAATCCCTTTATTAGCCCAAATACTCAAAGCTGATGTTGAAGAATTGCAAACCCTTTGGCTTGCCGACCAATTGTATAATATGGTTCAAGGCGAACCAATGGCAGACGAAGCATTGAAATCAGTTACCAAACAAATAAAGAAATCGAAATAA